The proteins below come from a single Beutenbergia cavernae DSM 12333 genomic window:
- a CDS encoding sensor histidine kinase, with translation MTTSAGRSSPGAVESWALPGELARAVDEPSLLDPRRAAPRTTRDWIVDSVFFVVAVGIWLAETRALLSGFDIPAWLFRVDLMAGALMCVAMWWRRRFPVALGLMAAVVGSFSNSATGASLVCLFSLALHRGWRWSLPVTALALALGLPYLTTYFPAEVGSAVTWVVLVALLLLVVMIAGLAVRARRQVLLVLRERADAARREEGLRLERARDAERERIAREMHDVLAHRLSLLAVHAGALEYRVNQVAAAGAPPLTPADLERSVGVVRSNAHLALEELRGVLQVLRGSGEDDDGAAPPAPTLAGLPRLVQESESAGQRVRFTLDVPGDGADDALRPIGVGEAIPDGVQRTVYRVVQEGLTNARKHAPGAEVHVRIQVERGLAVVAVANPVPIGVTSSELPGARTGLHGLGERVRLHVGRDGDRGTVTHGIDGGQFRLDARIPWEP, from the coding sequence ATGACGACGTCGGCCGGGCGCTCCTCGCCGGGCGCCGTGGAGTCGTGGGCGCTCCCCGGCGAGCTGGCCCGCGCCGTCGACGAGCCGTCGCTCCTCGACCCGCGGCGCGCGGCGCCCCGCACGACGCGCGACTGGATCGTCGACTCGGTGTTCTTCGTGGTAGCCGTCGGGATCTGGCTCGCCGAGACGCGAGCGCTCCTCAGCGGCTTCGACATCCCCGCCTGGTTGTTCCGCGTGGACCTCATGGCCGGCGCGCTCATGTGCGTGGCCATGTGGTGGCGACGCCGGTTCCCCGTCGCACTCGGGCTCATGGCCGCCGTCGTCGGCTCGTTCTCCAACAGCGCGACCGGCGCCTCCCTCGTGTGCCTCTTCTCGCTGGCGCTGCACCGCGGCTGGCGCTGGTCGCTGCCCGTCACCGCGCTGGCCCTGGCGCTCGGGCTCCCGTACCTCACGACGTACTTCCCGGCCGAGGTCGGCTCCGCTGTCACGTGGGTCGTCCTCGTCGCGCTCCTCCTGCTCGTCGTGATGATCGCCGGGCTCGCGGTCCGGGCGCGGCGTCAGGTCCTCCTCGTGCTGCGCGAGCGTGCGGATGCGGCGCGGCGTGAGGAAGGGCTCCGGCTGGAACGCGCCAGGGACGCCGAACGGGAGCGCATCGCCCGCGAGATGCACGACGTCCTCGCCCACCGGCTGTCGCTGCTCGCCGTGCACGCGGGCGCGCTCGAGTACCGCGTGAACCAGGTGGCGGCCGCGGGAGCGCCGCCGCTCACGCCGGCGGACCTGGAGCGATCGGTCGGTGTGGTGCGCAGCAACGCCCACCTGGCGCTCGAGGAGCTGCGCGGCGTCCTGCAGGTGCTGCGCGGCTCAGGCGAGGACGACGACGGCGCGGCGCCTCCCGCGCCGACGCTCGCTGGTCTCCCGCGCCTCGTGCAGGAGTCGGAGTCGGCCGGTCAGCGGGTCCGGTTCACGCTGGACGTGCCGGGGGACGGCGCCGATGACGCCCTCCGGCCGATCGGCGTCGGTGAGGCCATCCCGGACGGCGTCCAGCGGACCGTGTACCGCGTCGTGCAGGAAGGGCTCACGAACGCGCGGAAGCACGCGCCGGGGGCCGAGGTGCACGTGCGGATCCAGGTGGAGCGAGGACTCGCCGTCGTCGCCGTCGCCAACCCCGTGCCGATCGGCGTGACGTCCAGCGAGCTGCCGGGGGCCCGCACCGGGCTGCACGGCCTGGGCGAGCGGGTCCGGCTGCACGTCGGACGCGATGGCGACCGCGGAACCGTGACGCACGGGATCGACGGCGGACAGTTCCGCCTCGACGCACGGATACCGTGGGAGCCGTGA
- a CDS encoding alpha/beta hydrolase yields MSATESETPPARLGDARDPASRARLPDAAGVVERDGVALAWESYGQPGAQTLLLLPTWSIVPSRIWKAQVPYLARHFRVVTFDGRGSGASGRPEGAAAYTNAEYAADAVAVMDAAGIERAALVGLSCGVAWAVHVAAENPGRVQGIVAIAPSCGFDVPRSHRDTYAWDARYSHHDGWAMYNRYFWTEGDDDDYDTFLRFFFGEMFSEPHSTKQIEDAVAWGHEISPATLADTTAGRLGCDGAVCDLIEPLCEQVRCPVLVVHGTDDRVRGIQYGERLAELTGGTIVRVEGGGHGPNLRDPVLVNHEIRRFAESLAPTSAPRRWTRGRNRRARALYISSPIGLGHARRDLAVARELRALHPELEIDWLAQEPVTRVLDAAGERVHPASAHLASESGHIEHESGEHDLHAFAAIRRMDEILVSNFMTFDEVTETENYDLVIGDEAWDVDYFLHENPELKRSAYAWFTDFVGWLPMPDGGAHESALTADYNAEMIEHRARYRRLRDASIFVGSADDVVPDRFGPDLPEIRGWVQDNFSFAGYVTGFDPGELGEREEIRERLGYRPDEQVCVVTVGGSGVGGDLLRRVLDAVPVARRLAPGLRFEIVTGPRIDPRTLPRRRGVRLHGYRGDLTALLAASDVAVVQGGLTTCMELTALRRPFLYVPLEHHFEQNFHVRHRLERYRAGTHLPYAAATDADGLAEALVKELGRDIDYRPVETDGAARSARLLADLL; encoded by the coding sequence CTCGCGCATCTGGAAGGCGCAGGTGCCCTACCTGGCGCGGCACTTCCGGGTCGTCACGTTCGACGGACGGGGGAGCGGTGCCTCCGGGCGCCCTGAAGGTGCGGCGGCGTACACGAACGCCGAGTACGCCGCCGACGCCGTCGCCGTGATGGACGCCGCCGGCATCGAGCGTGCGGCGCTCGTGGGGTTGTCGTGCGGGGTGGCGTGGGCCGTCCACGTCGCCGCGGAGAACCCCGGCCGCGTGCAGGGCATCGTCGCGATCGCGCCGTCGTGCGGGTTCGACGTGCCGCGCTCGCACCGCGACACGTACGCCTGGGACGCCAGGTACTCCCACCACGACGGCTGGGCGATGTACAACCGCTACTTCTGGACCGAGGGCGACGACGACGACTACGACACGTTCCTGCGGTTCTTCTTCGGCGAGATGTTCAGCGAGCCGCACTCGACGAAGCAGATCGAGGACGCCGTCGCCTGGGGTCACGAGATCAGCCCGGCCACGCTCGCCGACACGACCGCCGGCCGCCTCGGGTGCGACGGCGCCGTGTGCGACCTGATCGAGCCGCTCTGCGAGCAGGTGCGGTGCCCGGTGCTCGTCGTGCACGGCACCGACGACCGCGTGCGCGGGATCCAGTACGGGGAGCGCCTGGCCGAGCTGACGGGCGGGACGATCGTCCGCGTGGAAGGCGGCGGGCACGGGCCGAATCTCCGGGACCCCGTTCTCGTCAACCACGAGATCCGGCGGTTCGCCGAGAGCCTCGCGCCGACATCGGCACCCCGTCGGTGGACGCGCGGGCGGAACCGCCGGGCGCGCGCGCTCTACATCTCGTCACCCATCGGCCTCGGCCACGCCCGGCGGGACCTCGCCGTCGCCCGGGAGCTCCGCGCCCTGCACCCCGAGCTCGAGATCGACTGGTTGGCGCAGGAACCCGTCACGCGAGTTCTCGATGCCGCCGGCGAGCGCGTCCACCCGGCGTCGGCCCATCTGGCGAGCGAGTCCGGCCACATCGAGCACGAGTCGGGCGAGCACGACCTGCATGCGTTCGCCGCGATCCGGCGGATGGACGAGATCCTCGTCAGCAACTTCATGACGTTCGACGAGGTGACCGAGACCGAGAACTACGACCTCGTGATCGGCGACGAGGCGTGGGACGTCGACTACTTCCTGCACGAGAACCCCGAGCTCAAGCGCTCGGCCTACGCCTGGTTCACCGACTTCGTCGGGTGGTTGCCCATGCCGGACGGCGGGGCGCACGAAAGTGCGCTCACCGCCGACTACAACGCGGAGATGATCGAGCACCGGGCGCGGTACCGCCGTCTCCGCGACGCGTCGATCTTCGTCGGGAGCGCGGACGACGTCGTCCCCGACCGGTTCGGCCCGGATCTCCCGGAGATCCGCGGCTGGGTGCAGGACAACTTCTCCTTCGCCGGCTACGTGACGGGCTTCGACCCGGGCGAGCTGGGGGAGCGTGAGGAGATCCGCGAGCGCCTGGGCTACCGGCCGGACGAGCAGGTGTGCGTCGTCACGGTGGGCGGGTCCGGCGTCGGGGGCGACCTGCTGCGGCGCGTGCTGGACGCGGTGCCCGTGGCGCGCCGGCTGGCGCCCGGTCTCCGGTTCGAGATCGTCACCGGCCCGCGCATCGATCCGCGCACGCTCCCGCGACGTCGCGGCGTCCGCCTGCACGGATACCGCGGCGACCTCACGGCGCTCCTCGCCGCGTCCGACGTCGCCGTCGTGCAGGGCGGGCTGACGACGTGCATGGAGCTGACGGCGCTTCGGCGGCCGTTCCTGTACGTGCCGCTCGAGCACCACTTCGAGCAGAACTTCCACGTGCGGCACCGGCTAGAGCGCTACCGCGCGGGCACCCACCTGCCCTACGCCGCCGCGACCGACGCCGACGGCCTCGCGGAGGCGCTCGTCAAGGAGCTGGGCCGGGACATCGACTACCGCCCCGTGGAGACCGACGGCGCGGCGCGGTCGGCGCGGCTCCTCGCGGATCTGCTGTGA
- a CDS encoding YqeB family protein, translated as MPAPTRLEPSSTDRALTWLLLVGGGALLGWGVFAMHGWLLDLEWFPWRGPVELVGRFADATGPWAPAVFVGAGIVLGAVLALLSVADEVRVTVADDAVTIVKGDSTRTHRAEDVREALLDAKHLVLVAENGTDLARVKVEVGGDALASAFTQHGYRWTDPTHPKPPTPTDG; from the coding sequence GTGCCTGCCCCTACCCGCCTCGAGCCGAGCTCCACGGACCGCGCCCTGACCTGGCTCCTGCTGGTCGGGGGCGGGGCGCTGCTCGGCTGGGGCGTCTTCGCGATGCACGGCTGGTTGCTCGACCTGGAGTGGTTCCCGTGGCGTGGACCGGTCGAGCTGGTCGGCCGGTTCGCCGACGCGACGGGTCCCTGGGCGCCCGCGGTCTTCGTGGGCGCGGGCATCGTTCTCGGCGCCGTCCTGGCTCTGCTCTCCGTGGCGGACGAGGTGAGGGTGACGGTCGCCGACGACGCCGTAACGATCGTCAAGGGCGACTCGACGCGGACGCACCGGGCCGAGGACGTCCGCGAGGCGCTCCTCGACGCGAAGCACCTCGTGCTCGTGGCTGAGAACGGGACCGACCTCGCCCGCGTCAAGGTCGAGGTCGGGGGCGACGCCCTCGCCTCCGCCTTCACCCAGCATGGCTACCGATGGACCGACCCCACCCACCCCAAACCACCGACCCCGACGGACGGATGA
- a CDS encoding HelD family protein, whose amino-acid sequence MSAADVDLTRELDAERAHLVAAREALGRMRARAQHVLEIGSGVSGDAYAAERLGFALTRRVAELADDPGTPLFFGRLDFSQPPDGEHPRCYIGRRHVTDERHDPLVLDWRAPVSRAFYQASTRTPHGVATRRRFGSSGGVLTSFEDEHLDRGESSDVASSRILTEEIERPRVGPMRDIVATIQPEQDDLVRAALSTSLCVQGGPGTGKTAVGLHRAAFLLYTYRSQLERSRVLVVGPNSALLAYVSGILPALGELDAVQVSIDEVYTAPGEPAGASDPPAVESLKHDARMAEVLHRALWAHVTPAADVLAVALGADRYTLGPTELDGVVREVLDRSPTYTGGRELVRARIAARLERAVELRRAESPGEAWVRRTARSRPVTAFLTGAWPAVTPAQVLRRLLGDPAVLAAAAEGVLDEAEQEVLVSTFRSRSRRAGWSTADALLLDELAALMERPATYGHIIVDEAQDLSPMQCRALARRSTHGSLTVLGDLAQGTTPWAARTWTDVLTHLGRADATVEHLTTGFRVPAVVMDVANRLVPTLGDDLPVTRSLRRDGDFRVRRTGDLTAAYVDEARAALGTEGSVGLIVPDAVAASAGAALTGSGLAWGAADDLESAERLTLVPASLAKGLEFDHVVAVEPAQIVAAEPRGLNRLYVVLTRAVSRLVVVHAEDLPAALAVA is encoded by the coding sequence ATGAGCGCCGCGGACGTCGACCTGACCCGCGAGCTGGACGCGGAGCGCGCGCACCTCGTCGCCGCGCGGGAGGCGCTCGGACGGATGCGGGCTCGCGCCCAGCACGTGCTCGAGATCGGCTCCGGTGTCAGCGGGGACGCGTACGCAGCGGAGCGCCTCGGCTTCGCGCTCACGCGACGGGTCGCGGAGCTGGCAGACGACCCGGGCACGCCGCTGTTCTTCGGGCGGCTCGACTTCTCGCAGCCGCCCGACGGCGAGCACCCGCGGTGCTACATCGGCCGCCGGCACGTGACCGACGAGCGGCACGACCCGCTGGTGCTGGACTGGCGGGCACCCGTCTCGCGGGCGTTCTACCAGGCCAGCACGCGCACGCCGCACGGTGTGGCGACGCGACGCCGGTTCGGGTCGTCCGGCGGCGTGCTCACGAGCTTCGAGGACGAGCACCTCGACCGTGGGGAGTCCAGCGACGTCGCGTCGAGCCGCATCCTGACGGAGGAGATCGAGCGGCCCCGCGTCGGGCCGATGCGGGACATCGTCGCCACCATCCAGCCCGAGCAGGACGACCTGGTGCGTGCGGCGCTGAGCACGTCCCTGTGCGTGCAGGGCGGACCGGGCACCGGGAAGACCGCTGTCGGGCTCCACCGCGCGGCCTTCCTCCTGTACACCTACCGCTCGCAGCTCGAGCGCTCCCGGGTGCTCGTCGTCGGTCCGAACAGCGCCCTGCTGGCCTACGTCAGCGGCATCCTCCCCGCGCTCGGCGAGCTCGACGCCGTACAGGTGAGCATCGATGAGGTGTACACCGCTCCGGGCGAGCCCGCCGGTGCCTCCGACCCGCCGGCGGTCGAGTCTCTCAAGCACGACGCGCGGATGGCCGAGGTGCTGCACCGGGCGCTCTGGGCGCACGTGACACCCGCCGCTGACGTGCTCGCCGTCGCCCTCGGCGCGGACCGCTACACGCTCGGCCCCACGGAGCTCGACGGCGTCGTGCGCGAGGTCCTCGACCGCTCCCCGACGTACACCGGGGGCCGCGAGCTGGTGCGGGCGCGCATCGCCGCCCGGCTCGAGCGCGCCGTCGAGCTGCGGCGCGCTGAGAGCCCTGGCGAGGCGTGGGTGCGACGGACGGCCCGCAGCCGCCCGGTGACGGCGTTCCTCACCGGCGCCTGGCCGGCCGTGACGCCAGCGCAGGTGCTGCGGCGGCTGCTCGGCGACCCGGCCGTGCTAGCCGCGGCGGCCGAGGGCGTGCTCGACGAGGCGGAGCAGGAGGTGCTCGTCTCGACCTTCCGCTCCCGCTCCCGGCGGGCGGGCTGGAGCACCGCCGACGCCCTCCTCCTGGACGAGCTCGCCGCTCTCATGGAGCGACCCGCCACATACGGGCACATCATCGTGGACGAGGCCCAGGACCTCTCGCCGATGCAGTGCCGCGCACTGGCCCGGCGCAGCACGCACGGCTCGCTGACCGTGCTCGGCGACCTCGCCCAGGGGACGACGCCGTGGGCGGCACGCACGTGGACCGACGTGCTCACGCACCTCGGCCGAGCGGACGCCACCGTCGAGCACCTCACCACGGGATTCCGCGTGCCCGCTGTCGTGATGGACGTCGCGAACCGCCTCGTGCCGACGCTCGGCGACGACCTTCCGGTGACGCGCTCGTTGCGCCGGGACGGCGACTTCCGGGTGCGCCGCACCGGCGACCTCACCGCCGCCTACGTCGACGAGGCCCGTGCGGCGCTGGGCACGGAAGGGTCCGTCGGGCTGATCGTCCCGGACGCCGTCGCCGCGAGCGCCGGCGCGGCGCTGACAGGGAGCGGGCTCGCCTGGGGAGCCGCCGACGACCTCGAGTCGGCCGAGCGCCTCACGCTCGTCCCGGCGTCGCTCGCCAAGGGCCTGGAGTTCGACCACGTCGTCGCCGTCGAGCCGGCGCAGATCGTGGCCGCGGAGCCGCGCGGGCTGAACCGCCTCTACGTCGTCCTCACGCGGGCCGTCTCGCGTCTCGTCGTCGTGCACGCCGAGGACCTGCCGGCCGCCCTCGCCGTCGCCTGA
- a CDS encoding ABC transporter ATP-binding protein: protein MTAFELDALTKDFSGTLAADAVSVSVPVGSLTGLVGPNGAGKTTSLSMAVGLLRPDSGTARVHGIDVWADPTRAKAMLGVLPDGLALPERLTGAELLRYWGLLRGMAPDVVASRTAELLRILELDEAEAKGVLVIEYSTGMRKKIGLATALLHSPKVLVLDEPFEAVDPVSARVLRAIMRRFVAAGGSIVISSHVMSLVEDLCDRVAIIAKGEVVAAGTLDEVRGDGSLEDVFVRLVGERSIGEEELAWLGS from the coding sequence ATGACGGCGTTCGAGCTCGACGCCTTGACCAAGGACTTCTCCGGCACGCTCGCGGCGGACGCCGTGTCGGTGAGCGTGCCGGTCGGGTCCCTCACCGGCCTGGTCGGCCCGAACGGCGCCGGCAAGACGACGTCGCTCTCGATGGCCGTCGGCCTGCTGCGCCCGGACTCCGGCACCGCCCGGGTGCACGGCATCGACGTCTGGGCGGACCCGACGCGCGCGAAGGCGATGCTCGGTGTCCTGCCGGACGGCCTCGCCCTCCCGGAACGACTGACCGGCGCGGAACTGCTGCGCTACTGGGGACTCCTCCGCGGCATGGCGCCGGACGTCGTCGCCTCACGGACCGCCGAGCTGCTGCGGATCCTCGAGCTCGACGAGGCGGAGGCCAAGGGCGTCCTCGTCATCGAGTACTCCACCGGGATGCGCAAGAAGATCGGGCTCGCGACAGCGCTCCTGCACTCCCCCAAGGTGCTGGTGCTGGACGAGCCGTTCGAGGCGGTCGACCCCGTGTCGGCGCGCGTGCTGCGCGCCATCATGCGGCGGTTCGTCGCCGCCGGCGGGTCGATCGTCATCTCGTCGCACGTGATGTCGCTCGTCGAGGACCTGTGCGACCGCGTCGCGATCATCGCGAAGGGCGAGGTCGTCGCCGCCGGCACGCTCGACGAGGTGCGCGGCGACGGCTCCCTCGAGGACGTCTTCGTCCGGCTCGTCGGCGAGCGCAGCATCGGAGAGGAGGAGCTCGCATGGTTGGGATCCTGA